One genomic region from Natrinema caseinilyticum encodes:
- a CDS encoding HalOD1 output domain-containing protein, with protein sequence MLLSLSARCSRNENTGRPAATGSVSERRPTPSRDESPDETESQSESIEWTTTFDTETERPTKATVTAVAAALEANPLELSPLSDSVDPDALDSLIEHAQREADTGTHEVWFSYEGVDVGVRSDGRIRVRDATAAAVA encoded by the coding sequence GTGTTGCTGTCTCTGTCGGCTCGATGTTCTCGAAACGAGAATACGGGAAGGCCAGCGGCTACCGGATCGGTCTCCGAACGCCGGCCCACGCCCTCCCGTGACGAATCGCCGGACGAAACGGAGTCACAGTCGGAATCAATCGAGTGGACGACGACGTTCGACACAGAGACCGAACGACCGACCAAGGCGACCGTCACCGCCGTTGCTGCCGCACTCGAGGCGAACCCGCTCGAGCTGTCACCGCTGTCCGACAGCGTCGATCCGGACGCGCTCGATTCGCTGATCGAACACGCCCAGCGGGAAGCCGATACCGGGACTCACGAAGTGTGGTTCTCTTACGAGGGGGTCGACGTCGGCGTCCGAAGCGACGGACGGATCCGGGTTCGAGACGCGACCGCGGCCGCGGTCGCGTGA
- a CDS encoding alpha/beta fold hydrolase, producing the protein MPQATRDGVSIYYERADSDGDGSAPVVFVQGLGFGRWMWRWQREAVASDYDVVAPDNRGTGRSDVGLPPLVPRLPGKLRALVILKLAGYSIGGLAADLETVLDNAGIYDAHIVGASMGGMIAQRYALEYTRAKSLTLCCTSHGGPDAAPVPDDTQEHMFDTPDGASEREKIRYRMRPAFNERFTNRNPHLMDRIIEWRLEQDASEAAREAQAAAVLNFDVSDRLEGLRVPTLVLHGTNDDVVPVENATLLSEKIPDSRLELVEGGSHLFFIEDDDRVNDHLVAFLDEHD; encoded by the coding sequence ATGCCACAGGCGACGAGAGACGGCGTGTCGATTTACTACGAGCGCGCGGACAGCGACGGCGACGGCTCCGCACCCGTCGTCTTCGTCCAGGGGCTGGGATTCGGTCGGTGGATGTGGCGCTGGCAGCGCGAGGCCGTGGCGTCCGACTACGACGTCGTCGCCCCGGACAACCGGGGGACCGGCCGATCGGACGTCGGGTTGCCGCCGCTCGTCCCGCGGCTACCCGGGAAACTTCGCGCGCTCGTCATTTTGAAACTCGCCGGCTACTCGATCGGCGGCCTGGCTGCCGACCTCGAGACCGTCCTCGACAACGCGGGGATCTACGACGCCCACATCGTCGGCGCGAGCATGGGCGGGATGATCGCCCAGCGGTACGCCCTGGAGTACACCCGCGCGAAGTCGCTGACGCTTTGCTGTACGAGCCACGGCGGGCCCGACGCGGCACCCGTGCCCGACGACACGCAAGAACACATGTTCGACACGCCCGACGGAGCGAGCGAGCGCGAGAAAATTCGCTATCGAATGCGACCCGCGTTCAACGAGCGGTTCACCAATCGGAACCCGCACCTGATGGACCGGATCATCGAGTGGCGCCTCGAGCAAGACGCGAGCGAGGCCGCCCGCGAGGCCCAGGCCGCCGCCGTCTTGAACTTCGACGTCAGCGATCGACTCGAGGGCCTCCGCGTCCCGACGCTCGTTCTCCACGGGACGAACGACGACGTCGTCCCCGTCGAAAACGCGACCCTGCTCTCGGAGAAGATTCCGGATAGTCGTCTCGAACTCGTCGAGGGCGGCTCGCACCTGTTCTTCATCGAGGACGACGACCGGGTGAACGACCACCTCGTCGCCTTCCTCGACGAACACGACTGA
- the priL gene encoding DNA primase regulatory subunit PriL, with translation MHRLHARYPFLEAARESVATEAVDLATVVEQDRAVVDRARQRIVTALEEGDTGGPHRDHRIELLSYPVARVLVSMVEERVLVRKYARAEAETAYDRFTADMADTTELKSVESADLELDALLAEFELQGGINETDAGYRIDVGTYLPLSEDLWGDEWRLVNRPLSAGEVPVDEDELLTLLREAIRDRIEDGLPFDVPDAIATALEDEAAEIRDVLADLELTREIDTVVPDLFPPCMKALLDQIQKGEHLAHHSRFAITAFLSSIGMTTDQIVELYRVNSSFGEEMTRYQTDHIRGETSPTEYSPPSCATMQSYGDCVNKDDLCEQIPHPMAYYEERIDDADDDEIEDWRERTDESENGAASGD, from the coding sequence ATGCATCGACTGCACGCCCGATACCCGTTTCTCGAGGCCGCTCGCGAATCCGTCGCGACGGAGGCGGTCGATCTGGCGACCGTCGTCGAGCAGGATCGGGCGGTCGTCGACCGCGCCCGGCAACGAATTGTGACCGCGCTCGAGGAGGGCGACACCGGAGGGCCACACCGCGATCATCGAATCGAGTTGCTCTCGTACCCGGTCGCACGGGTGCTCGTTTCCATGGTCGAGGAACGGGTCCTCGTTCGGAAGTACGCCCGTGCGGAGGCCGAAACGGCCTACGACCGCTTCACCGCCGATATGGCGGATACGACCGAACTGAAAAGCGTCGAATCGGCGGATCTGGAACTGGACGCGTTGCTCGCCGAGTTCGAGTTGCAGGGCGGGATAAACGAAACGGACGCGGGCTATCGGATCGACGTCGGGACGTACCTGCCGCTTTCCGAAGATCTGTGGGGCGACGAGTGGCGGCTCGTGAACCGACCGCTTTCCGCGGGCGAGGTTCCCGTCGACGAGGACGAACTACTCACGTTGCTCCGGGAAGCGATCCGGGACCGCATCGAGGACGGGCTGCCGTTCGACGTCCCGGACGCAATCGCGACCGCTCTCGAGGACGAGGCCGCCGAAATCCGCGACGTCCTGGCGGATCTCGAGTTGACCCGCGAGATCGACACCGTCGTGCCGGATCTCTTTCCGCCGTGTATGAAAGCCCTCCTCGATCAGATCCAGAAGGGCGAACACCTGGCTCACCACTCCCGGTTCGCGATCACCGCCTTCCTCTCGAGCATCGGGATGACGACGGATCAGATCGTCGAACTCTACCGCGTGAACTCGTCGTTCGGCGAGGAGATGACCCGCTACCAGACCGACCACATTCGCGGGGAGACCTCGCCGACGGAGTACTCGCCGCCGTCCTGTGCGACGATGCAGTCCTACGGGGACTGCGTCAACAAGGACGATCTCTGCGAGCAAATTCCGCATCCGATGGCCTACTACGAAGAACGGATCGACGACGCCGACGACGACGAGATCGAAGACTGGCGGGAGCGGACCGACGAGAGCGAAAACGGTGCCGCAAGCGGCGACTAA
- a CDS encoding DUF7472 family protein codes for MLDREQIIEIVVSVGAVLFMLAAMVYVGSTYGIDSTLSPEGGWMLVWVIAGFILLLTAVGIGLAYMLNEPEDGLEPNGGTF; via the coding sequence ATGCTCGATCGCGAACAGATCATCGAAATCGTCGTCTCCGTGGGTGCCGTCCTCTTCATGCTCGCCGCCATGGTTTACGTCGGTTCAACCTACGGAATCGACAGCACGCTCTCGCCCGAGGGCGGCTGGATGCTCGTCTGGGTCATCGCCGGTTTCATCCTGCTGCTCACCGCGGTCGGAATCGGCCTGGCCTACATGCTCAACGAACCGGAAGACGGCCTCGAACCCAACGGCGGCACGTTCTGA
- a CDS encoding SWIM zinc finger family protein: MKTTASPKAPLPAPSTDHLTRRSRRARTEPMSVLPLGDGLYEVESASDHTYLVDLEGGRCTCPDHVFRDARCKHIRRVAMEITEGRTPPPGEIAVDCHDCGETIFVDEERTAPFYCETHEIFPGDSVVDRETGDRLTVVDVSELRADAVEIGAADTTVAGYATNENYEPNVPVVGAVYPHAHVARNGVVPSSLKVYVFPRTRLEREVRTK, from the coding sequence ATGAAAACAACAGCGTCACCGAAAGCACCCCTTCCAGCACCGTCGACCGACCATCTCACGAGGCGGTCCCGCCGAGCGCGCACCGAACCGATGTCGGTGTTGCCCCTCGGCGACGGACTCTACGAGGTCGAGTCCGCGAGCGATCACACCTACCTCGTCGATCTCGAGGGCGGGCGATGCACCTGTCCGGACCACGTCTTCCGCGACGCTCGCTGCAAGCACATCAGGCGGGTGGCGATGGAGATCACGGAGGGTCGAACCCCGCCGCCTGGCGAGATCGCCGTCGACTGTCACGACTGCGGCGAGACGATCTTCGTCGACGAGGAACGGACAGCACCCTTCTACTGCGAGACACACGAGATCTTCCCGGGCGATTCCGTCGTCGACCGCGAGACGGGCGACCGCCTCACCGTCGTCGACGTCTCGGAACTCCGAGCCGACGCCGTCGAGATCGGAGCGGCCGACACCACCGTCGCCGGCTACGCGACGAACGAGAACTACGAGCCGAACGTCCCCGTCGTCGGCGCGGTCTACCCTCACGCGCACGTCGCTCGAAACGGCGTCGTTCCCTCGTCGCTGAAGGTGTACGTCTTCCCGCGGACGCGGCTCGAACGCGAGGTTCGAACGAAGTGA
- a CDS encoding acyl-CoA dehydrogenase family protein: MGTGIDYGDLDEGRHVNYWTFDRTLQRELRRVYDPADFEWAEPRLEEFGELIGHTVADNADYVDDHGPELETYDEYGDVQNFVRYPAEQRENDRAVYEAGIVADAFEAPPGRDEPLPFSHFLAMLHLVSYADAGFGCPVAMTAGSALVLERFDGGVSGSDGTGGSSEPRSDGDLEAYYRGLVSRDYDGLIEGAMFLTEEQGGSDVGANETTARYDDQADCWRLTGEKWFCSNIDAEGTLALARTEDAPAGTDGLSMFLVPHGDPDGGVLTKGDRREFEGAPPGDALNDQLYRRLKDKLGTIAVPTGEVEFDDTKAFLVGEREAGFRQMTEMLNLERLANAAASCGVMGRALLESRVQAATREAFGKTIDEFPLMRADLVDMTVDYEAATAYVAEVGRLFSERERARRNGDSSDETDDEYRLLRLLIPIAKLRTGRMAVDTASYAMEIQGGNGYVDDFVTNRLLRDAQVLPIWEGTENVLSLDVIRAMERERAHEPFVQAIEERLEAVTHPALADAADTVAAEYEELTAALVALADADPDYAQLSAKRLAHYVFEVFTAALLLEEAQSDLEDGDGRTALVARRFVTTELETREARGITGGDRAALEAFEPIVHHVPVDPETVADAVTADD; the protein is encoded by the coding sequence ATGGGCACGGGTATCGACTACGGCGATCTCGACGAAGGACGGCACGTGAACTACTGGACGTTCGATCGCACGCTCCAGCGCGAGCTTCGTCGGGTGTACGACCCCGCGGACTTCGAGTGGGCCGAACCCCGGCTCGAGGAGTTCGGTGAGCTGATCGGCCACACCGTCGCGGATAACGCCGATTACGTCGACGACCACGGGCCGGAACTCGAGACCTACGACGAGTACGGCGACGTGCAGAACTTCGTCCGGTACCCCGCCGAACAGCGCGAGAACGATCGGGCGGTCTACGAGGCGGGCATCGTCGCCGACGCGTTCGAGGCTCCGCCCGGCCGCGACGAGCCGTTGCCGTTCAGCCACTTCCTCGCGATGTTGCACCTGGTATCGTACGCCGACGCGGGATTCGGCTGTCCGGTCGCGATGACCGCCGGTTCGGCGCTCGTCCTCGAGCGCTTCGACGGCGGCGTCTCCGGAAGCGACGGGACTGGAGGGTCGTCAGAGCCACGGTCCGACGGCGATCTCGAGGCCTACTATCGGGGACTCGTCAGCCGCGACTACGACGGGCTCATCGAGGGGGCGATGTTCCTCACCGAAGAGCAAGGCGGCAGCGACGTGGGTGCGAACGAAACGACGGCGCGATACGACGACCAGGCCGATTGCTGGCGACTCACCGGCGAGAAGTGGTTCTGTTCGAATATCGACGCCGAGGGGACGCTCGCGCTCGCCCGGACCGAAGACGCGCCGGCGGGGACCGACGGGCTCTCGATGTTCCTCGTTCCCCACGGCGACCCCGACGGGGGAGTCCTGACCAAAGGTGACCGCCGGGAGTTCGAGGGTGCACCGCCGGGAGACGCACTCAACGACCAGCTGTACCGGCGGCTGAAGGACAAACTGGGGACGATCGCCGTCCCGACCGGCGAAGTCGAGTTCGACGACACGAAGGCGTTCCTCGTCGGCGAGCGGGAGGCCGGCTTCAGACAGATGACCGAGATGCTCAACTTAGAACGGCTCGCGAACGCCGCCGCCTCCTGTGGCGTCATGGGCCGAGCCCTCCTCGAGAGCAGGGTCCAGGCCGCCACCCGCGAAGCCTTCGGAAAGACGATCGACGAGTTCCCGCTGATGCGAGCGGACCTCGTCGACATGACCGTCGACTACGAGGCCGCGACGGCGTACGTCGCCGAAGTCGGCCGATTGTTTTCGGAGCGCGAGCGAGCGAGACGGAACGGTGACTCGAGCGACGAGACCGACGACGAGTACCGACTGCTCCGGCTGTTGATCCCGATCGCCAAACTCCGAACGGGCAGGATGGCCGTCGACACCGCCTCCTACGCCATGGAGATCCAGGGCGGAAACGGCTACGTCGACGACTTCGTGACCAACCGCCTGCTCCGAGACGCGCAGGTACTGCCGATCTGGGAGGGGACGGAGAACGTCCTCTCGCTGGACGTGATCCGGGCCATGGAGCGCGAGCGTGCCCACGAGCCGTTCGTGCAGGCGATCGAGGAGCGACTCGAGGCCGTCACCCATCCGGCGCTCGCGGACGCGGCCGACACGGTCGCCGCGGAGTACGAGGAGTTGACGGCGGCACTCGTGGCGCTGGCCGACGCGGATCCCGACTACGCCCAGCTCTCCGCAAAGCGCCTCGCACACTACGTCTTCGAGGTGTTTACCGCCGCGCTGTTGCTCGAAGAAGCGCAATCCGACCTCGAGGACGGCGACGGCCGAACCGCACTCGTCGCGCGGCGGTTCGTCACGACGGAACTCGAGACGCGCGAGGCGCGGGGAATCACCGGCGGCGACCGGGCCGCCCTCGAGGCGTTCGAGCCGATCGTCCACCACGTACCGGTCGACCCCGAAACGGTCGCGGACGCAGTGACGGCCGACGATTGA